The following are from one region of the Sandaracinus amylolyticus genome:
- a CDS encoding VWA domain-containing protein → MSLRLAAPLLLALGVPLVLLVAWRVRTLPSSHAGPRRRAIQIALVLAALCAALALARLELGSRLDRVAVVFAIDRSRSVDRPGDEGAAEAFERARRATESMRADDLAGVVVFGAEAATEVVPSPRPPLARSTAPIPRDATDLGAAIRRALADLPAEHAGRVVLVSDGVETQGDALAAAQIAAGRGVAIDVLPIERAPRPEIAVERVQMPRAADPGQPIELRIVTRATHDAEVRVRVSRDGAPIAEGTTHVRAGGDVLTMRDVASDPGVHRYDVLIEPVEASTDGAPENNEGGAFLRVSGASRALVLSDRPEEAGALAEAIRRAGLDVEVRGREGVPVDLGELASFDLLVLSDLNARAFTQDQMQAVRAYVRDMGGGLLMTGVRDAFGLGGYAYTPIEEVLPATFDLRRRRDRASLAMVIAIDKSGSMTVEVAPGVMKLDLANEAAARSAELLSPMDRVAVAHVDTEVTWTLPMTSVTNPAMLAGPIRAAQPGGGGIYVDVTLDASFSLLREQQTQLKHLLLFSDGSDSEEMNRARTLVTEAARAGITTSIVSMGAGPDSPELEVLSRLGNGRFYIVDDMTELPRIFTQETIAASRSAVVEEAFRPTAGSPSQATEGVDFASAPALDGFVVVNARPRASTLAIARGEDPLLLEWQAGVGRGAVFATDAGARFARSWLSWPGYARMFGQLARTLARSPERRDAGVHLAMRGSEGEIRVEAIDEDGRYRNYLELVATVAAPGGRSIEVPLAQTGPGRYESRFDASAPGSYLVTVREVADDEGRGGLVGTAGLVRARGDELRGEGTDRARLAQIAALTGGQVLADLDRVFVDRPEPAWAYAPLWQELLLAAMWLMLISVALRRLVLPREWLERLVPARLRAPARRPPAPTPLATLEALRSAKQRAHQEVAPEIARAQQSADAPIAPPVVAPPRSEPTATPPEAPRAPAPPSSLAESLLERKKKRR, encoded by the coding sequence GTGCGCACCCTGCCCTCGTCGCACGCCGGACCACGACGTCGCGCGATCCAGATCGCGCTCGTGCTCGCCGCGCTCTGTGCCGCGCTCGCGCTCGCGCGGCTCGAGCTCGGCTCGCGCCTCGATCGGGTCGCCGTCGTGTTCGCGATCGATCGCTCGCGCAGCGTCGATCGTCCCGGCGACGAGGGCGCCGCCGAGGCGTTCGAGCGCGCGCGGCGCGCGACCGAGTCGATGCGCGCCGACGATCTCGCGGGCGTCGTCGTGTTCGGCGCCGAGGCCGCGACCGAGGTCGTCCCTTCGCCGCGCCCTCCCCTCGCGCGCTCCACCGCGCCGATCCCTCGCGACGCCACCGATCTCGGCGCCGCGATCCGTCGCGCCCTCGCCGATCTCCCCGCCGAGCACGCAGGCCGCGTCGTGCTCGTCAGCGACGGAGTCGAGACCCAGGGCGACGCGCTCGCCGCCGCACAGATCGCCGCCGGACGCGGCGTCGCGATCGACGTGCTCCCGATCGAGCGCGCACCGCGCCCCGAGATCGCGGTCGAGCGCGTGCAGATGCCGCGCGCCGCCGATCCCGGTCAGCCGATCGAGCTGCGCATCGTCACCCGCGCGACCCACGACGCCGAGGTGCGGGTGCGCGTCTCGCGCGACGGCGCGCCGATCGCCGAGGGCACCACCCACGTGCGCGCGGGCGGCGACGTGCTGACGATGCGCGACGTCGCGAGCGATCCCGGCGTGCACCGCTACGACGTGCTGATCGAGCCCGTCGAGGCGAGCACCGACGGCGCGCCCGAGAACAACGAGGGCGGCGCGTTCCTCCGCGTCTCCGGGGCATCGCGCGCCCTCGTGCTCTCCGATCGCCCCGAGGAAGCGGGGGCGCTCGCGGAGGCGATCCGCCGCGCCGGCCTCGACGTCGAGGTGCGAGGCCGCGAGGGCGTGCCGGTCGATCTCGGCGAGCTCGCGTCGTTCGATCTCCTCGTCCTCTCCGATCTCAACGCGCGCGCCTTCACCCAGGACCAGATGCAGGCCGTGCGCGCGTACGTGCGCGACATGGGCGGCGGCCTCCTGATGACCGGCGTGCGCGACGCGTTCGGCCTCGGCGGCTACGCGTACACGCCGATCGAAGAGGTGCTCCCCGCGACCTTCGATCTGCGCCGCCGCCGCGACCGCGCGTCGCTCGCGATGGTGATCGCGATCGACAAGAGCGGCTCGATGACGGTCGAGGTCGCGCCCGGCGTGATGAAGCTCGACCTCGCGAACGAGGCCGCCGCGCGCTCCGCCGAGCTGCTCTCGCCGATGGATCGCGTCGCGGTCGCGCACGTCGACACCGAGGTCACGTGGACGCTCCCGATGACCTCGGTGACCAACCCCGCGATGCTCGCGGGCCCGATCCGCGCCGCGCAGCCGGGCGGCGGCGGCATCTACGTCGACGTCACCCTCGACGCGAGCTTCTCGCTGCTGCGCGAGCAGCAGACGCAGCTCAAGCATCTCCTGCTCTTCAGCGACGGCTCGGACTCCGAGGAGATGAACCGCGCCCGCACGCTGGTGACCGAGGCCGCGCGCGCCGGGATCACGACCTCGATCGTCTCGATGGGCGCGGGCCCCGACTCGCCCGAGCTCGAGGTGCTCTCGCGGCTCGGCAACGGTCGCTTCTACATCGTCGACGACATGACCGAGCTCCCGCGCATCTTCACCCAGGAGACGATCGCGGCGAGCCGCTCGGCGGTGGTCGAGGAGGCGTTCCGACCCACCGCGGGCTCTCCCTCGCAGGCCACCGAGGGCGTCGACTTCGCGTCCGCTCCCGCGCTCGACGGCTTCGTCGTCGTCAACGCCCGACCGCGCGCGAGCACGCTCGCGATCGCGCGCGGCGAGGACCCGCTGCTGCTCGAGTGGCAAGCCGGCGTGGGGCGCGGCGCGGTGTTCGCGACCGACGCCGGCGCGCGCTTCGCGCGCAGCTGGCTCTCGTGGCCCGGCTACGCGCGGATGTTCGGTCAGCTCGCGCGCACCCTCGCGCGCTCGCCGGAGCGACGCGACGCCGGCGTGCACCTCGCGATGCGCGGCAGCGAGGGCGAGATCCGCGTCGAGGCGATCGACGAGGACGGGCGCTACCGCAACTACCTCGAGCTCGTCGCGACGGTCGCCGCGCCGGGCGGGCGATCGATCGAGGTCCCGCTCGCGCAGACCGGCCCCGGTCGCTACGAGTCGCGCTTCGATGCCAGCGCGCCGGGCTCGTACCTCGTCACGGTGCGCGAGGTCGCCGACGACGAAGGCCGCGGTGGCCTCGTCGGCACCGCGGGCCTGGTGCGGGCGCGCGGCGACGAGCTGCGGGGCGAGGGCACCGATCGCGCGCGGCTCGCCCAGATCGCGGCGCTCACCGGCGGTCAGGTCCTCGCGGATCTCGATCGCGTCTTCGTCGATCGCCCCGAGCCCGCGTGGGCGTACGCGCCGCTGTGGCAGGAGCTCTTGCTCGCCGCGATGTGGCTGATGTTGATCTCGGTCGCGCTGCGCCGGCTCGTGCTGCCGCGCGAGTGGCTCGAGCGCCTGGTGCCGGCGCGTCTCCGTGCCCCGGCGCGTCGTCCGCCCGCCCCCACCCCACTCGCCACGCTCGAGGCACTGCGCAGCGCGAAGCAGCGCGCGCACCAAGAGGTCGCCCCCGAGATCGCGCGCGCCCAGCAGTCGGCGGACGCGCCCATCGCGCCGCCGGTCGTCGCGCCCCCGCGCTCGGAGCCCACCGCGACGCCCCCCGAGGCCCCCCGGGCGCCCGCGCCCCCGTCCTCGCTCGCCGAGAGCCTGCTCGAGCGGAAGAAGAAGCGTCGCTGA